A single genomic interval of Spirochaetota bacterium harbors:
- a CDS encoding DUF6290 family protein yields the protein MGRRKGKERRDKQILMRVSNEELHMIKEFAKEENLSMSEFIRKTILNSKNRKEKLDVLKIAAQKYESILEKFRILYSEYKRY from the coding sequence ATGGGAAGAAGGAAAGGAAAAGAGAGAAGAGATAAACAAATTTTAATGAGGGTAAGTAATGAAGAATTACATATGATAAAAGAATTCGCAAAAGAAGAAAATTTAAGCATGTCTGAATTTATAAGAAAAACAATTTTAAACAGCAAAAATAGAAAAGAAAAATTGGATGTCCTGAAAATAGCTGCACAGAAATATGAAAGTATACTTGAAAAATTCAGAATTTTATATTCTGAATACAAACGATATTAA